From the Argopecten irradians isolate NY chromosome 13, Ai_NY, whole genome shotgun sequence genome, one window contains:
- the LOC138306323 gene encoding uncharacterized protein, which yields MAIMNRNVSMVTVISVLIYVIGLVCGSGPLCMECQSEAVPSSCNTVVQCGPHEKCLLRKYENERGMVLYHSGCMDTRQCAFFDTNKTVVQRSTKREITLCMECCDGNYCNSGGCNAPGFSTIQGHPPVCYICPNISNPTSCSHIDRCKAGETCFIHKASQGHFSMGCKATQSCHNTHSDNVCTTCCHSDFCNRQCHTTSSGHNHHNHVTTTSSGHNHNNHVTTTSSGHNHHNHVTTKEPAHTTPTIGTTIQPLLRCFVCPESFDPNCHFHHMCPQDHVCYSSVQKHLNNDDTYNFQCRHKTECPLDSHLTDWMVVGRRAQGQDARKGYCCFSDDCNYLPPTVTHLHTTPITSSIPRITDVGPLLKNTTYGVNVGIHCAATGSPPPTIHWNVPVPLPSPSNYVRPEMGTLIIWGVTHENAGFYTCIATNANGVDTQTVKLNVS from the exons ATGGCGATAATGAATCGTAATGTA TCAATGGTGACAGTGATCTCTGTATTGATATATGTGATTGGACTAG TGTGTGGATCTGGTCCGTTGTGTATGGAATGCCAGAGCGAGGCTGTCCCATCATCATGCAACACAGTAGTACAATGCGGGCCACATGAG AAATGCTTGCTTCGAAAATATGAAAACGAGAGGGGAATGGTGCTGTATCATAGTGGGTGTATGGATACAAGG CAATGTGCCTTCTTTGATACAAACAAAACGGTTGTACAGAGGTCGACAAAACGGGAGATAACTCTCTGTATGGAATGCTGTGATGGCAACTACTGTAATTCGGGTGGCTGCAATGCTCCCG GTTTCTCGACGATCCAGGGCCACCCGCCAGTGTGCTATATCTGTCCGAATATAAGCAATCCGACGTCATGTAGCCACATAGACCGCTGTAAGGCAGGAGAG ACATGCTTTATACATAAGGCGTCACAAGGCCATTTCTCTATGGGCTGTAAAGCCACACAG AGCTGTCATAATACACATTCCGATAACGTCTGTACCACATGCTGTCATTCTGACTTCTGTAACAGACAGTGTCATACTACGTCATCGGGACATAACCATCACAACCACGTGACAACTACGTCATCGGGACATAACCATAACAACCACGTGACAACTACGTCATCGGGGCATAACCATCACAACCACGTGACAACTAAAGAACCCGCCCATACCACTCCCACGATAG GTACCACCATACAGCCACTATTACGATGTTTTGTCTGTCCGGAGAGTTTCGACCCCAACTGTCATTTCCATCATATGTGTCCACAGGATCAT gTATGTTACAGCAGTGTCCAAAAACACCTAAACAACGACGATACCTATAATTTCCAGTGTAGGCACAAGACG GAATGTCCTCTAGATTCCCATTTAACAGACTGGATGGTGGTTGGACGCCGAGCGCAGGGGCAGGACGCCCGTAAAGGATACTGCTGTTTCTCTGATGACTGTAACTATTTACCCCCAACTGTAACACATCTACATACAACACCCATCA CCAGTAGCATACCTAGGATTACTGATGTGGGGCCACTTCTAAAGAACACCACATACGGCGTCAATGTCGGAATCCATTGTGCTGCCACTGGGTCTCCCCCACCGACCATACATTGGAACGTACCG GTGCCTTTACCTTCCCCATCGAACTACGTGCGTCCTGAAATGGGTACCTTGATTATCTGGGGAGTGACACATGAGAATGCTGGGTTTTACACATGCATCGCCACTAACGCTAACGGAGTCGACACGCAGACAGTAAAATTAAATGTATCATAA